Proteins encoded within one genomic window of Pedobacter africanus:
- a CDS encoding RagB/SusD family nutrient uptake outer membrane protein — MKILIYKYIAIAVLFISCYACKKELGALPKNAKVDANTILDQATAQIALNGAYYRFANATITKTGWQSHQIIPPMFAGYLGMYSSILPEEENRNDRASSSYWAESYTLLNAVNGVISGINALPAEKFTANRKKEMIAEARFLRAYAHFKLLTFYGEWYKADSPRGALLRDELSTLSNIPKKRSTVKESYDYILADLDDVIINGPATNPNHYVSKWAGMALKTRVLMSRGGAADYGTIITLANSLIADSPYKLEAIAEDVFHKNGLASKEVILGIKPQANQEKETYSTSAQYWPGASSLYVAKTALKTMYDNDPRQAWMIGSVRPRPAYFFFTKYMKENGVPSALSETYYVLRLTEVYLLKAEAIVRSGGNLAEARIPVHQVQEKAGITATANSQPYNAVENAGTPATLLFEIYKETVKSLIAEDGMEWMALLRLPFETVKQVKPTITSQTQYILPVPKDEFLYNPLFGDQNPGYSKN; from the coding sequence ATGAAAATATTAATCTATAAATATATTGCGATAGCAGTACTCTTCATCAGCTGCTATGCTTGTAAAAAGGAACTGGGTGCACTACCCAAAAATGCTAAGGTTGATGCAAATACCATATTGGATCAGGCTACAGCCCAGATTGCATTAAATGGTGCTTACTACCGTTTTGCCAACGCAACCATTACCAAAACCGGTTGGCAGAGCCATCAGATCATCCCGCCTATGTTTGCAGGCTACCTGGGGATGTACTCCAGCATATTGCCGGAAGAGGAAAACCGCAATGACCGGGCCAGCAGTTCGTATTGGGCAGAATCGTACACGCTGCTCAACGCCGTAAACGGAGTGATTAGTGGAATAAATGCCTTGCCAGCCGAAAAATTTACTGCGAACAGGAAGAAGGAGATGATTGCCGAAGCCCGTTTTTTAAGGGCTTATGCGCACTTTAAACTGCTTACTTTTTACGGGGAATGGTACAAGGCCGACAGCCCCCGGGGGGCACTGTTGCGCGATGAGCTTTCAACCCTCAGCAATATCCCAAAAAAGCGGAGTACGGTAAAGGAAAGCTATGATTATATCCTGGCCGATCTGGACGATGTGATCATTAATGGCCCGGCAACCAATCCTAACCATTATGTCAGCAAATGGGCAGGAATGGCTTTAAAAACGCGGGTATTGATGAGCAGGGGCGGTGCTGCAGATTATGGAACAATCATTACGCTGGCCAATTCCCTGATAGCCGATAGTCCCTATAAACTGGAAGCCATAGCTGAAGATGTTTTTCATAAGAACGGACTGGCCAGTAAGGAAGTGATCCTGGGCATCAAGCCACAGGCCAACCAGGAAAAAGAAACCTACAGCACCAGTGCCCAATACTGGCCGGGCGCATCTTCCCTGTATGTCGCAAAGACGGCTTTGAAAACCATGTACGACAATGATCCGCGCCAGGCCTGGATGATTGGTAGCGTAAGGCCACGGCCGGCCTATTTTTTCTTTACCAAGTACATGAAGGAAAACGGTGTGCCATCGGCATTATCTGAAACCTATTATGTGTTGCGGTTAACCGAAGTTTATCTGTTAAAAGCCGAGGCTATTGTACGTTCGGGAGGTAATCTGGCCGAGGCAAGAATACCGGTTCATCAGGTGCAGGAAAAGGCAGGGATTACCGCTACGGCAAATAGCCAGCCTTACAACGCGGTAGAAAATGCCGGCACACCGGCTACATTGCTGTTCGAGATTTACAAGGAAACGGTAAAAAGCCTGATCGCAGAAGACGGCATGGAGTGGATGGCCTTGCTGCGCCTGCCATTTGAAACGGTAAAGCAGGTAAAACCGACCATAACCAGTCAAACGCAATATATTTTACCGGTACCAAAAGATGAATTTTTATACAATCCGCTGTTTGGTGACCAGAACCCCGGTTATTCTAAAAACTAA
- a CDS encoding ribulokinase, translating to MNKDQYVIGVDYGSDSVRSVIIDAKNGAELASSVYYYPRWQKGLYCNPSKNQFRQHPLDYIEGLEQSIKHCIQKAGGTTAAAAIRAIAVDTTGSSPVAVNQKGIPLALLPGFEENPNAMFVLWKDHTSVKEAMQINKHAARYETNYLKYCGGIYSSEWFWAKLLHILRADEAVKAACYSWVEHCDWIPFLLTGGKDITEMKRSRCAAGHKALWAEEFNGLPPNEFFAALDPLLDGFTGRLFTETYTADVPAGTISPEWAERLGLNTDVLIGVGAFDAHMGAVGGQIEPYHLSKVMGTSTCDILAIPNEDIEGKLIKGICGQVNGSVIPGMLGLEAGQSAFGDTYAWFKELLSWPIKNLLRNTSAIDAIAAATLEQELLDKMIPELSKQAALLPKTEDDELAIDWLNGRRTPDANQELKGAISNLSLGSDAPRVFRALVEATCFGARNIVERFVAEGVPVKGIIGIGGVAKKSPFVMQTMANVLNMPIRIHQFEHTCALGAAMFAAVVAGIYPTVEAAMTGMGSGFDKEYLPEPENVAYYASRFTKYKTLGVYLENVKSGKQ from the coding sequence ATGAACAAAGATCAATATGTGATTGGGGTCGATTACGGGTCGGATTCTGTGCGTTCCGTGATTATTGATGCAAAAAATGGAGCTGAACTGGCTTCATCTGTATATTACTATCCCCGCTGGCAAAAGGGTTTGTACTGTAATCCTTCAAAAAACCAGTTCAGACAACACCCTTTAGATTATATAGAAGGGCTTGAACAAAGCATAAAGCACTGCATTCAAAAAGCAGGTGGCACAACTGCCGCGGCAGCCATCAGGGCCATAGCTGTAGATACTACGGGTTCCTCTCCTGTTGCTGTAAATCAAAAGGGCATACCCCTTGCCCTGCTTCCCGGATTTGAAGAAAACCCAAATGCTATGTTTGTGCTCTGGAAAGACCATACCTCTGTGAAGGAAGCCATGCAGATTAACAAGCACGCAGCACGTTACGAGACCAATTACCTTAAATATTGCGGCGGCATTTATTCTTCTGAATGGTTCTGGGCAAAGCTGTTGCACATTTTACGGGCAGACGAGGCTGTAAAAGCAGCCTGCTATTCCTGGGTAGAACATTGTGACTGGATCCCCTTTCTGCTTACCGGGGGAAAAGACATTACTGAAATGAAACGCAGCCGCTGCGCTGCCGGGCATAAGGCTTTATGGGCAGAAGAATTTAATGGCTTACCACCGAATGAATTCTTTGCTGCGCTAGACCCATTGCTGGACGGTTTTACCGGGCGTTTGTTTACGGAAACTTATACTGCCGACGTACCTGCGGGTACCATCAGCCCGGAATGGGCCGAAAGATTGGGTTTAAATACAGATGTGCTAATTGGTGTAGGTGCTTTTGATGCGCATATGGGTGCCGTAGGTGGACAAATAGAACCTTATCATTTGAGTAAAGTAATGGGTACTTCTACCTGTGATATCCTGGCTATTCCCAATGAAGATATTGAGGGCAAATTAATTAAGGGCATTTGCGGGCAGGTAAATGGTTCTGTGATACCAGGCATGCTGGGGCTTGAGGCCGGACAATCGGCCTTTGGCGATACCTACGCCTGGTTTAAAGAGCTGCTTTCCTGGCCTATTAAAAACCTGCTGCGTAATACTTCAGCTATTGATGCAATTGCCGCAGCAACCCTGGAGCAGGAACTTTTGGACAAAATGATCCCTGAACTGAGCAAACAGGCAGCCCTGCTTCCAAAAACAGAAGATGATGAGCTGGCAATAGACTGGCTGAACGGAAGAAGGACACCTGATGCCAACCAGGAGCTCAAAGGAGCTATCAGTAACCTTAGCCTGGGCAGTGATGCGCCAAGGGTATTCAGGGCGCTGGTTGAGGCCACCTGTTTTGGCGCCAGAAACATCGTAGAACGTTTTGTAGCCGAAGGTGTACCGGTGAAAGGCATTATAGGCATAGGAGGCGTGGCCAAAAAATCCCCCTTTGTGATGCAGACCATGGCTAACGTTTTAAACATGCCCATCCGCATACACCAGTTTGAACACACCTGCGCATTAGGGGCCGCGATGTTTGCTGCCGTAGTTGCCGGTATTTACCCAACCGTAGAAGCAGCCATGACAGGCATGGGCAGTGGGTTCGACAAAGAATACCTCCCTGAACCCGAAAATGTAGCTTATTACGCAAGCCGCTTTACAAAATATAAAACACTCGGTGTTTATCTGGAGAATGTTAAATCAGGAAAACAATAA
- a CDS encoding sodium:solute symporter family transporter: MNNSLVTTDYVVFLIYFIVVAGYGYYIYRQRKKNEHDAKAFFLAEGTLTWWAIGASLIASNISAEQFIGMSGEGFFLGIAVAAYEWIAAIALIIVAVWFIPVYLKNKIYTMPQFLKTRYNESVALIMAIFWLFLYVFVNLTSILYLGAVAINGLTGGDYLHVIMVGLAVFALIISLGGMKVVAYTDVIQVAVLIFGGLVTTYIALTVVGQKFGVGANAIAGFNVLMEQAPEHFRMMIPKPTAASEQAEISKYLTFPGLASYAAGIWIINLNYWGCNQYITQRALGADLHTARTGILFAGFLKLLMPLIVMLPGIAAYVLYKGGHLPQLIGGKDGAYSAILTFLPTGLKGLSVAALTAAIVASLAGKVNSISTIFTLDIYSRYFSKGSEQKNLVLVGRATVFAGMILAVLFTWDDLLGIGGEGGFTFIQKYTGFISPGVFAMFILGMFWKRTTGAAAVAGVLAGFLLSVFFNEMAPRMLGNETWLYTAYPNGAGSYEIPFHICMGLSFAFTMLIMIAMSMAGPKVNEKAFELDKSMFKVAPSTMILIVVTLLVIGALYVKFW; the protein is encoded by the coding sequence ATGAACAACAGTTTAGTTACCACAGACTATGTAGTTTTCCTCATCTATTTTATAGTTGTTGCAGGCTATGGCTACTACATTTACCGGCAGCGTAAAAAGAACGAGCACGATGCCAAAGCCTTTTTCCTGGCCGAAGGCACATTAACCTGGTGGGCTATAGGCGCTTCGCTCATTGCATCCAATATCTCTGCAGAGCAGTTCATTGGCATGAGCGGCGAAGGTTTCTTTCTGGGTATTGCTGTAGCAGCTTACGAATGGATTGCGGCCATCGCCCTTATCATTGTGGCCGTTTGGTTTATCCCGGTGTACCTTAAAAACAAGATCTACACCATGCCGCAATTCCTCAAAACGAGGTATAATGAATCGGTAGCACTCATCATGGCCATATTCTGGCTGTTCCTGTATGTTTTTGTAAACCTGACCTCCATCCTGTACCTGGGTGCAGTAGCCATTAACGGCTTAACTGGCGGCGACTACCTGCATGTAATTATGGTTGGCCTGGCTGTTTTTGCACTCATCATTTCCCTCGGCGGAATGAAGGTAGTGGCCTATACAGATGTGATTCAGGTTGCCGTGCTGATATTTGGCGGGTTGGTGACCACATACATTGCGTTAACGGTAGTTGGGCAAAAGTTTGGTGTGGGCGCCAATGCCATTGCAGGGTTTAATGTACTGATGGAACAGGCACCAGAGCATTTCCGGATGATGATCCCAAAGCCTACCGCAGCGTCTGAACAGGCAGAGATCAGCAAGTACCTCACCTTTCCGGGCCTGGCCTCTTATGCAGCCGGTATCTGGATCATTAACCTGAACTACTGGGGCTGCAACCAGTACATTACCCAAAGGGCCCTGGGTGCCGACCTGCATACCGCCCGAACGGGGATCCTGTTTGCAGGTTTTTTAAAGCTGCTGATGCCTTTAATTGTAATGCTACCTGGCATTGCTGCTTATGTGTTGTACAAAGGCGGGCACCTGCCCCAGCTTATTGGCGGTAAAGACGGGGCTTACTCGGCTATCCTCACTTTCCTGCCTACCGGTTTAAAAGGCCTATCGGTAGCTGCTTTAACTGCAGCTATAGTAGCCTCGCTGGCGGGCAAGGTAAACAGTATCTCTACTATTTTTACACTCGATATATATTCGCGCTATTTCAGCAAAGGTTCAGAACAAAAGAACCTGGTACTGGTGGGCAGGGCTACGGTATTTGCGGGAATGATCCTGGCTGTGCTCTTTACCTGGGATGACCTGCTGGGTATAGGTGGCGAAGGTGGCTTTACCTTTATACAAAAATATACGGGCTTTATCAGTCCGGGTGTATTTGCCATGTTTATCCTGGGAATGTTCTGGAAAAGGACTACCGGTGCGGCGGCTGTTGCAGGTGTATTGGCAGGTTTTTTACTGTCGGTTTTCTTTAATGAAATGGCACCGCGTATGCTGGGCAACGAAACCTGGCTGTATACGGCTTATCCAAACGGAGCAGGCAGCTATGAAATTCCTTTCCACATTTGTATGGGACTGTCTTTCGCCTTTACCATGCTGATTATGATTGCCATGAGTATGGCAGGGCCTAAAGTAAATGAGAAGGCTTTTGAACTGGACAAATCTATGTTTAAAGTTGCGCCATCTACCATGATACTGATTGTGGTAACCTTACTGGTTATCGGGGCGCTGTATGTAAAGTTCTGGTAA
- a CDS encoding TlpA family protein disulfide reductase, which produces MLRYIITAILLLGIAIPSANAQDKALNDSISKLKRPERLKWITEYISANPASVSGPYFLSEFLKFDYQTSLEQQEALMEKFTGAAKETKSYLAMESVLEKKRKLKPGNLAPDFSLMMPGGKKLKLSDTRGKYVLIDFWASWCVPCRKAIPHLKAVYAKYKAKGFELISLSADQSQEAWKKALEQEKMPWLQVVDEFPEKFAPSVVGNLYEIKFLPFYVLLDKAGKILVYSGNEQEVEAQLEKVLAVNGVVH; this is translated from the coding sequence ATGTTAAGATATATCATTACAGCTATCCTCCTGTTGGGGATCGCGATCCCATCGGCCAATGCGCAGGACAAGGCATTGAACGACTCCATCAGTAAACTGAAAAGGCCTGAGCGCCTGAAGTGGATCACTGAATACATCAGTGCAAACCCGGCTTCGGTTTCCGGCCCTTATTTTCTCAGTGAGTTCCTGAAGTTTGATTACCAGACCAGCTTGGAGCAACAGGAAGCACTGATGGAAAAATTTACTGGTGCGGCAAAGGAAACTAAAAGTTATCTGGCAATGGAGTCCGTACTGGAAAAGAAAAGAAAGCTGAAGCCTGGCAATCTAGCCCCCGATTTCAGCCTGATGATGCCCGGTGGGAAAAAGCTAAAGCTTTCGGATACACGCGGAAAATATGTGCTGATCGATTTCTGGGCCAGCTGGTGTGTGCCTTGCCGAAAGGCCATACCGCATTTGAAAGCCGTTTATGCGAAATACAAGGCCAAAGGCTTTGAGCTCATCAGCCTCTCGGCCGATCAAAGCCAGGAGGCCTGGAAAAAGGCACTGGAACAGGAAAAGATGCCCTGGCTACAGGTAGTAGATGAATTTCCTGAAAAGTTTGCCCCTTCAGTTGTAGGCAACCTGTACGAGATAAAGTTTCTGCCCTTTTATGTGCTGCTGGATAAAGCGGGGAAAATCCTGGTATACTCCGGCAATGAACAAGAGGTGGAAGCACAACTGGAAAAGGTTTTAGCGGTAAATGGTGTAGTGCATTAA
- the araA gene encoding L-arabinose isomerase — translation MINLKNLEVWFITGTQDLYGEETLKQVALHAQQVAASLNEANSIHVSIVYKPIVKTPQEIFDTLQQANQSKNCIGVMTWMHTFSPAKMWIRGLNILQKPLLHLHTQFNRDIPWSSIDMDFMNLNQSAHGDREFGFMVTRMRKDRKVVVGHWQDEEVIKEIDTWTRAAAGWHDWQGARFVRFGDNMRYVAVTDGDKVEAELKFGFEVNTYGIGDLVAVINSIPENAIQQLLDEYEASYTMTDDLKKGGERHDSVYQAAKIELGLRKFLEDGNFKGFSDTFEDLHGMVQLPGIAVQRLLAAGYGFAGEGDWKTAALVRACKVMGAGLPGTSSFMEDYTYHFDPANAMVLGSHMLEVDAALASGKPRLEVHPLGIGGKADPARLIFNVAGGNAINASIVDMGNRFRLLVNEVEALEPQHELPKLPVAQVLWKPLPDMKTGCAAWIYAGGAHHTAYSQNLTTAHLLDFANIAGIEYVNIGKETSINQFRNELHWNETFYR, via the coding sequence ATGATCAATTTAAAAAATCTGGAAGTATGGTTCATTACCGGAACCCAGGACCTATACGGAGAAGAGACCTTAAAACAGGTAGCCTTACATGCACAGCAGGTTGCAGCCTCACTTAATGAGGCCAACTCCATCCACGTCAGCATAGTTTACAAACCTATTGTAAAAACACCTCAGGAGATTTTTGATACCCTGCAGCAAGCTAACCAAAGCAAAAACTGCATTGGAGTGATGACCTGGATGCATACTTTTTCGCCTGCAAAAATGTGGATCAGGGGCTTGAATATCCTTCAAAAGCCCTTGTTGCATTTACATACCCAATTTAACCGCGACATTCCATGGAGCAGTATTGATATGGACTTTATGAACCTGAACCAAAGCGCCCATGGCGACCGTGAGTTCGGCTTTATGGTAACGCGTATGCGCAAAGACCGCAAAGTAGTAGTCGGTCATTGGCAGGACGAAGAAGTAATTAAAGAAATTGACACCTGGACCCGCGCCGCCGCAGGCTGGCACGACTGGCAGGGCGCCAGGTTTGTGCGTTTTGGTGACAACATGCGTTATGTAGCTGTAACGGATGGTGATAAAGTAGAAGCCGAACTTAAATTTGGTTTTGAGGTGAATACCTATGGCATCGGCGACCTGGTAGCCGTAATTAACAGCATCCCTGAAAATGCTATCCAGCAATTGCTGGATGAATATGAAGCCAGCTATACCATGACTGACGACCTGAAAAAAGGTGGGGAAAGGCACGATTCGGTTTACCAGGCTGCAAAAATTGAACTGGGTCTCCGGAAATTCCTCGAAGATGGGAATTTTAAGGGCTTCAGCGATACCTTTGAAGACCTGCACGGCATGGTACAGCTGCCCGGGATTGCGGTACAACGCCTGTTGGCAGCGGGTTACGGATTTGCAGGGGAAGGTGACTGGAAAACTGCCGCCCTGGTAAGGGCCTGTAAGGTAATGGGTGCCGGGCTGCCGGGCACCAGTTCATTTATGGAAGATTACACCTATCATTTCGACCCTGCAAACGCAATGGTACTGGGTTCGCATATGCTGGAAGTGGACGCAGCCTTGGCCAGTGGTAAACCACGTCTGGAAGTACATCCCTTGGGTATAGGCGGAAAAGCCGACCCGGCCAGGCTCATTTTTAATGTAGCCGGCGGCAATGCAATCAACGCTTCTATTGTGGATATGGGCAACCGTTTCCGCTTGCTGGTCAATGAAGTGGAAGCCCTGGAACCGCAGCATGAACTGCCCAAGCTACCTGTAGCACAGGTATTATGGAAACCGCTTCCAGATATGAAAACAGGCTGTGCAGCCTGGATTTATGCCGGAGGTGCACACCATACGGCCTACAGCCAGAACCTTACGACTGCACATTTGCTGGATTTTGCAAATATCGCAGGCATTGAGTATGTTAACATTGGCAAAGAGACCAGCATCAACCAGTTCAGAAATGAGCTGCACTGGAACGAAACCTTTTATAGATAA
- a CDS encoding metallophosphoesterase encodes MNKLAYFFTLFVLMGNLNTQAQAPKPFLRVGLIADIQYANAETRGTRYYRNSLNKLRACVEDLNQQKVQFSLNLGDVVDRNPKDLDSVLSILDRLKKPVYNTTGNHDYHGVTENKSLFAKLGMPSEYYSLEKKGCLFILLNTNEIASYANVTGTWKEKELKNMMDSIKAVKGVNAQEYNGGISSRQLKWVDSLLAKAQNQKLKVFILSHHPLDFSRGFTALNSQEILRVIDKYTCVKALLAGHHHIGDFGNHLSIPCITLEGMVETSDKNAYGILEIYTDHFEIKGVGRTKSYKFSI; translated from the coding sequence ATGAACAAGTTAGCTTATTTTTTTACCCTGTTTGTATTAATGGGAAACCTGAATACCCAGGCGCAGGCGCCAAAGCCATTTTTACGTGTAGGCCTTATTGCCGATATTCAGTATGCAAATGCTGAAACAAGAGGTACACGTTATTACAGAAACTCATTAAACAAACTGAGGGCCTGCGTTGAAGACCTTAACCAACAAAAGGTGCAATTTTCACTTAACCTGGGGGATGTCGTTGATAGAAATCCAAAAGACCTGGATTCTGTATTGTCGATTTTAGACAGACTAAAAAAGCCGGTTTATAACACTACGGGTAACCATGACTATCATGGCGTAACAGAAAACAAATCCTTGTTTGCAAAACTGGGCATGCCATCCGAGTATTATTCTCTTGAAAAAAAAGGCTGTCTTTTTATCCTCCTCAATACCAATGAAATTGCATCATACGCTAATGTCACCGGAACCTGGAAAGAAAAAGAACTAAAGAATATGATGGACAGTATCAAGGCGGTTAAAGGGGTTAATGCCCAGGAATATAACGGGGGAATCAGCAGCCGACAGTTAAAGTGGGTCGACAGTTTACTGGCCAAAGCGCAAAACCAAAAGCTGAAAGTATTTATCCTTTCACATCATCCACTCGATTTTTCGAGAGGATTTACAGCCCTTAACAGTCAGGAGATCCTTCGTGTTATAGATAAATACACTTGTGTTAAAGCATTGCTTGCGGGACATCATCATATTGGAGATTTTGGAAATCATTTATCCATACCATGTATCACACTTGAAGGTATGGTGGAGACATCAGATAAGAATGCGTATGGCATCCTGGAAATCTATACTGATCATTTTGAAATTAAAGGTGTTGGACGTACCAAATCCTATAAGTTTTCAATTTAG
- a CDS encoding L-ribulose-5-phosphate 4-epimerase, with protein sequence MSNYQDIKEQAYHANMLLPKLGLVLFTFGNASAADRSKGIFAIKPSGVAYEDLSPEKMVIVDFEGNTVEGTLRPSSDTKTHAVLYKHWEGIGGIVHTHSTYGTAWAQSQRPIPIYGTTHADHLTVDIPCAPPMVDDRIKGNYEYETGFQIMDHFKETGLSYKEVEMILVGNHAPFTWGKTAEKAVYNSAVLEEVGRMALLTEQIRKEVPKLKEALIKKHYERKHGADAYYGQ encoded by the coding sequence ATGAGTAATTATCAGGACATCAAAGAACAGGCTTACCATGCAAATATGCTGCTGCCCAAACTGGGGCTGGTGCTGTTCACCTTTGGCAATGCAAGTGCGGCCGACAGGTCCAAAGGCATTTTTGCCATTAAACCCAGTGGGGTTGCTTATGAAGACCTAAGCCCCGAAAAAATGGTGATTGTTGATTTTGAGGGCAATACGGTTGAGGGAACTTTACGCCCTTCATCCGACACCAAAACCCACGCGGTACTGTACAAACACTGGGAAGGAATTGGGGGCATTGTACATACCCACTCTACCTATGGTACCGCATGGGCACAGTCGCAACGCCCTATTCCAATTTATGGTACTACCCATGCCGATCATCTCACGGTAGATATTCCCTGCGCCCCCCCTATGGTCGACGACAGGATCAAAGGGAATTACGAATACGAAACAGGTTTCCAGATCATGGATCACTTTAAGGAAACTGGCCTCAGTTACAAAGAAGTAGAAATGATCCTGGTAGGCAACCACGCTCCCTTCACCTGGGGCAAAACAGCCGAAAAGGCAGTTTACAATAGTGCAGTACTGGAAGAAGTGGGCCGAATGGCCCTCTTAACCGAACAAATACGAAAAGAAGTGCCCAAATTAAAAGAAGCATTAATCAAAAAACACTATGAAAGAAAACATGGTGCAGATGCGTACTACGGACAATAA